Sequence from the Bremerella volcania genome:
TTTGTGTGTCGGCTCCAACAACTGAAGAAGGTCTCCAATCGCGAATCCGTTGTCTGGACGAATCAATTTGCCCTTCTTTACAAGATGTTCTGCGAACTCGTCGAGCTTCTTGATGGTGTAATTCGCTTTCACGAAGCCTGTAATTCTTCCAAAGTGAACATCCGCGCTTCGTTCGGCCAACGTCGCCATGTGAGATCCTGGCACGTTCGCTACGTCTGCGAGCAAATGAACCCGATAAGGGCAGCCACCATGTGGTTCAGTCAGGATTCTCGGCTGCATGGGGCAGTTGCCGGTAGCACAGGTTGGGTCCGCAGATCGACGCTTGATGAGTAGCGGCAGCAGCTTGAACAGCCTCAGGTGGTAGAGTGCCATGTGAAATGACAACAAAATCTTCAAATACTCCACCATGACGCTGCGCGGAATGAAGTTTTGATACACAAGAAGCCGAATCACGTCATCGGCCATAAGGTCCGCAGAACCAACGCAGACCGGCTTTTGGCTGTCTCGTTCCTTTGTGTTGTCCGCGATGTCCTGAGTTACCTGGTTGCACAATGCCAGCAATGCCTGCGTTTCCACGTCGATCTGAGTATTTGCGTCAAACTTGTCAGTGTTCAGGTCTTGTCCGGGAAAGAAGAACCGCTTGAGCTGGTCAATCGCGTTCTGACCATTGTGTCGAGCGTGGTAAAGCGTTTCATAGATGTGCTGGGCAGCTCCGTAATCTCGGCACTTCTTCGCGTTGCGAAAGCGGTATGTGAACCCGTGGAGCGGTCGGGGGGCGGCGATCGCCTGATTCGATTTTCCCCGATTCACAATGTCCATCAGGTGCGTTTCAAGCCATTGCTCCAGCACTTTCGGATACTTGTCAAATCCGCCGAACAGTTCTGGATGCTCCAGAAACTCGTTTGTGAA
This genomic interval carries:
- the mads7 gene encoding methylation-associated defense system protein MAD7; the protein is MALSKKDKDFRLTKTSYLEFKQIEMDRVLTTLLARIRHSGLPSRIRRTVDVTLKDFTNEFLEHPELFGGFDKYPKVLEQWLETHLMDIVNRGKSNQAIAAPRPLHGFTYRFRNAKKCRDYGAAQHIYETLYHARHNGQNAIDQLKRFFFPGQDLNTDKFDANTQIDVETQALLALCNQVTQDIADNTKERDSQKPVCVGSADLMADDVIRLLVYQNFIPRSVMVEYLKILLSFHMALYHLRLFKLLPLLIKRRSADPTCATGNCPMQPRILTEPHGGCPYRVHLLADVANVPGSHMATLAERSADVHFGRITGFVKANYTIKKLDEFAEHLVKKGKLIRPDNGFAIGDLLQLLEPTHKNEREAFFSSRLAGVLETSSGASKEDIAPEIEAVVDMGLSDFETYIEIIVGLQAAGHRRNIVTALDSLMMKNDQGALLAQPRVRNSKRRVVLDGRLLEVLLQIAVLRPGGRRGFHTTEMRIEEVLLFLRERYGIYVDRLPPNDGFGEASITDREALRENLALFKTRRREVGFYRDLSDAYVTQTVTPRYSIPEYDTSSVAEEDGA